One Elusimicrobiota bacterium genomic region harbors:
- a CDS encoding zinc-ribbon domain-containing protein, which translates to MFSIIKYFFPIVFLILFFGKLFAKPEPPVLLSPENGEIITTTLPTFEWYGVEDTACYNIAIYSDRECTKKIVDASSNYPQKEEWTVPDRNYLQKGKTYYWRVATLNSDGWSKPSSVWSFIIEWSALTKEVPSSNINNERKSQSDITDEKICPSCNRRNRSNANFCRYCGRSLTNVIIKDNDENKTKIEYKESYQPRPEPKPVREEYTPKQKTIKDITWVEGGILVLAVLLCL; encoded by the coding sequence ATGTTTAGTATAATTAAATATTTTTTTCCAATAGTATTTTTAATTTTATTTTTTGGCAAACTATTTGCTAAACCAGAACCACCTGTCTTATTGAGCCCTGAGAATGGTGAAATAATCACCACAACTCTACCAACTTTTGAATGGTATGGAGTTGAAGACACTGCTTGCTATAACATTGCTATTTATTCCGATAGAGAATGTACAAAAAAAATTGTTGATGCAAGTTCAAATTATCCCCAAAAAGAAGAATGGACAGTGCCAGATAGAAATTATTTACAGAAAGGAAAGACATATTACTGGCGTGTTGCTACACTTAATTCCGATGGATGGTCAAAACCATCTTCTGTGTGGTCATTTATAATTGAGTGGTCTGCCCTTACTAAAGAAGTGCCAAGTAGTAATATAAATAATGAAAGAAAATCTCAAAGTGATATCACTGATGAAAAAATATGCCCTAGTTGTAATCGAAGGAATAGATCAAATGCTAATTTCTGTAGATATTGTGGAAGATCATTAACCAATGTGATTATAAAAGACAATGATGAAAACAAGACGAAAATAGAATATAAAGAAAGTTATCAGCCAAGGCCTGAACCAAAACCGGTTAGAGAAGAGTATACACCAAAACAAAAAACTATAAAAGATATAACTTGGGTAGAAGGAGGGATATTAGTATTAGCGGTACTTTTATGTCTATAA